Part of the Pseudomonas abietaniphila genome is shown below.
TCGCACAGGAATTGAACGTCGATATCGCGTTTCAGCAGGATTCACTGTTTCGTCGCAATCGCCGTCTGGCGGTGTTCGACATGGACTCGACACTGATTGAGGCCGAAGTGATCGACGAACTGGCCAAGGCCCATGGGGTTGGCGACCGTGTGTCAGAAATCACCGAGCGCGCCATGCGCGGTGAGCTGGATTTCCGCGCCAGCTTCAAAGAGCGTCTGGCGTTGCTCAAAGGCCTGGATATCAAGGTTCTTGACGAGATCGGCGCGTCGTTGCGGCTGACCGAAGGTGCCGAAACCCTGTTCGCCGAGCTCAAGCGTCTGGGTTACAAAACCGCGATTCTGTCGGGTGGTTTCACCTACTTCGCCCGTCAGCTGCAAGCCAAGCTGGGTATCGACTACATCTTCGCTAACGAGCTGGAAGTGGTCGATGGCAAATGCACGGGCGTCGCGGTCGAGCCTATCGTCGATGCTCAGCGCAAAGCCGATCTGCTGCGCGAACTGGCCAGCAAGGAAGGTTTGAGCCTGGAGCAAACGATCGCGGTCGGTGACGGGGCGAACGATCTGCCGATGCTGGCGATAGCCGGGCTGGGCGTTGCGTTCCGAGCCAAGCCGTTGGTGAAACAATCGGCCAAACAGGCGATCTCGACGCTGGGTCTGGATGGCGTGCTCTATCTGCTGGGTTTCCGCGATCGGGAAGGGCGAAGCGCTTAACGCCATCGCTGAGTGCTCATTCCTACTCTAAGGCGTGAGCTTGCTCGCGATGGCGTCAGATCAGGTGCCACGATGGCGATGGCTCTATCGAATCGCGGGCAAGTTCACTCCACAGAGCTGAGGGTGGGTGCAGAATTACAGCACGGTCCACAACGAATCGAATTCCTGCTCCGGGCCCGCTTCCGGCGCGCTCTTTTTCGGCCCTTCCAGCACTTCATATTCGAATTGGTTGTAGCTGCCTGTCGTCGCGCGGCGATTGCTCAGGCTGGCGCGACGTTCATCGCCGCTGGTGTTGATCATCACCTTGCTGCCGTCTTCAAACGGCAAGCGGGGGGCGATCACGGTGGCCGGCACATCGATCGCACGGACCTCGGGTAGCAGCAGGGCGCGCAAGTATTGACTGCTTTGCTCGGCACGCAGCAATTGCATGCCGCAGGCCTGTGCAAACGGGGCAATCAACTCGACGCCCATCTGCGTTCCGCCGCTTCGCACCTGACGCACCCAGCGCACGACGGCAATACTCCAGCCGTGGCCGTGGTCCTGAATCCCGATCATTTCTCCGGCCTGCAACTGGTCCGGTACGTCTTTCGGCCAGGCCAGGCAGTAGCCGCCGGGGCTGTGATTGACGATGTGCAGTGCGTAGGTGGGAAAGCTCTTCTGGCCGTCAGCCGCTGCGGCTGCTTCGGACTCGCTGCCCTGATATTCGATTTCTTCAAACGGCAGCATGCTGCTTGAGCTGCCGCTGCGTTGCACATCCATGGCTTGTGCCCATGGGTCATGACGAGTCGGTTCCAGTGGCTGCAACGTGTACTCGGCAACCCTGCTCACCGTCGTCGCGGGGACCAACAGCAAGTCGCTGAAGCATTTCTGGCCGCCGACAAAATAGTGCAGGGCGCTCATGCCGACGCAGACGGTCAGCGTGCCTTGGCCGGGCGTGCGTTGAAAGGCGCGCTCCGACACGTCGCCCCAGGCCGCCGCGAGGTGTTGCAATACGTCAATCGACAGACCGGGTGGCACGTGCAGGTACGACTGCGAGCGCTGTTCGATCGGCAGTTCCATGTAGCGGTTCAGCGCGGCGGACAGGGCTTGCGGGTTGATACCCAGCAAACTGGCGCGCTGGTCCTCGGCATACAGCGAGGTGTAGCGCGGCGCGGTGTCCGTGCTGGGGGATACCGCGTACAGGCTGGTCTCGTCCAGCGGTTGCTGCAACGTCACCATCGCGCTCCAGGCGTCCAGCGCATCGGCCAGCTTGCCGATGTTGTGCTGACGCATCTGATTGCAGCGCGAGCAACCCATCAACAGGGCAACGAGGTAGGTCTGTTCTACCGTCAGCGTGCGCGTGTGATGCGCCTGGTTGTCGGCGACAGGAATGTGATGCAGCTGGTTTTGACGGGCGATCTGGTAGATCTGGTGAAGCTCCAGCCACAAACCATCCTGCACAGGGCAATACA
Proteins encoded:
- a CDS encoding molecular chaperone yields the protein MSNLSLPLLLRAPVPTQSSLSFCDATPKDLKRWISTLPKANLGEMARQLYQGLGELNQLLTPSENRLQLLELLRPEVSFVCKHLERHFLNQSVVLEERPRKVANLCQALQNHLAIGYKQIIARVAPRLTRDRTTLLTTALQRAMHCLNGPLIRANQLYCPVQDGLWLELHQIYQIARQNQLHHIPVADNQAHHTRTLTVEQTYLVALLMGCSRCNQMRQHNIGKLADALDAWSAMVTLQQPLDETSLYAVSPSTDTAPRYTSLYAEDQRASLLGINPQALSAALNRYMELPIEQRSQSYLHVPPGLSIDVLQHLAAAWGDVSERAFQRTPGQGTLTVCVGMSALHYFVGGQKCFSDLLLVPATTVSRVAEYTLQPLEPTRHDPWAQAMDVQRSGSSSSMLPFEEIEYQGSESEAAAAADGQKSFPTYALHIVNHSPGGYCLAWPKDVPDQLQAGEMIGIQDHGHGWSIAVVRWVRQVRSGGTQMGVELIAPFAQACGMQLLRAEQSSQYLRALLLPEVRAIDVPATVIAPRLPFEDGSKVMINTSGDERRASLSNRRATTGSYNQFEYEVLEGPKKSAPEAGPEQEFDSLWTVL
- the serB gene encoding phosphoserine phosphatase SerB; its protein translation is MREIVLINITGEDRPGLTAAITGVLADGGVDVLDIGQAVIHDTLSFGILVVIPDTESGATVLDRVQAKADELGQQVLFTHVSEDDYQHWVDDQGKDRHIVTLLTRKVTAEQLQTVSSITAKYGLNIDRIDRLSGRMPLDMPSGKGKGCIEFSVRGEPADAQQMRAEFLHVAQELNVDIAFQQDSLFRRNRRLAVFDMDSTLIEAEVIDELAKAHGVGDRVSEITERAMRGELDFRASFKERLALLKGLDIKVLDEIGASLRLTEGAETLFAELKRLGYKTAILSGGFTYFARQLQAKLGIDYIFANELEVVDGKCTGVAVEPIVDAQRKADLLRELASKEGLSLEQTIAVGDGANDLPMLAIAGLGVAFRAKPLVKQSAKQAISTLGLDGVLYLLGFRDREGRSA